One region of Takifugu flavidus isolate HTHZ2018 chromosome 14, ASM371156v2, whole genome shotgun sequence genomic DNA includes:
- the ncf1 gene encoding neutrophil cytosol factor 1, whose product MMAETYVRHVQLLGFEKRFFPSQHYVYMLLVKWSDLTEKLIYRTYPEIYTFHKSLKEMFPIEAGKIEKRDRIIPSLSAPPWLDSQKSTETRQTTLSDYCHSLVNLPPHISRCTHLTGFFTVRPEDENPPSPNILKRNETFVVSKDLARGNVSEISGPIILDMYRAIADYTKTTKYEINLHAGDQVEIVEKNQNGWWFCQCDSKRGWVPASYLEPLDGPEESEEAEPDYGGELYITIKAYKAEQEDEITLDLGESIEVIHKLLDGWWVVRKGEETGYFPSMFLQKANKREQSESSRANVQGHKPPPRRSTIRNAKSIHNKSRQRLSQDTYRRNSRRYLHQKGGQVVKPDPYPRNVAKSPLRERRNQGNIPEESSTISENEGKREAPVIPPRPSPELILQRCSDNTRKKISIHKSSSASTSKPGQA is encoded by the exons ATGATGGCTGAGACGTACGTCAGGCATGTGCAGCTGCTGGGATTTGAAAAACGATTCTTCCCGAGTCAACACTAC GTCTACATGCTGTTGGTGAAATGGAGTGACCTCACCGAGAAGCTGATTTACAGGACGTATCCAGAGATCTACACGTTCCAT AAATCACTGAAGGAGATGTTTCCCATTGAGGCTGGAAAAatagagaagagagacagaatTATTCCTTCTCTATCAG CGCCTCCGTGGCTGGACAGCCAGAAGTCAACAGAAACGAGGCAGACCACCTTGTCAGACTACTGTCACTCGCTGGTCAACCTGCCGCCTCACATCTCCCGCTGCACACACCTGACCGGCTTCTTCACAGTCAGGCCAGAGGACGAAAACCCGCCTTCCCCAAACAT ACTGAAAAGAAACGAGACCTTTGTGGTGTCAAAGGACCTGGCTAGAGGCAACGTGTCAG AAATTTCTGGCCCCATCATACTGGACATGTACAGAGCGATTGCTGACTATACCAAGACAACCAAATATGAAATTAATTTGCATGCTGGAGACCAGGTGGAAATTGTGGAGAAGAACCAGAACG GTTGGTGGTTCTGCCAGTGTGACTCAAAACGAGGATGGGTTCCTGCATCTTACCTGGAACCTCTGGACGGCCCAGAGGAGTCAGAAGAAGCTGAACCAGACTACGGAG GTGAACTTTATATCACTATTAAAGCATACAAGGCAGAGCAGGAGGATGAGATCACTCTAGATTTAGGAGAGAGCATCGAGGTCATCCACAaactgctggatggatggtgggtcgTAAG aaaaggagaagagacGGGTTATTTCCCCTCCATGTTCTTGCAGAAGGCCAACAAGAGAGAGCAGTCCGAATCATCCAGGGCAAATGTTCAGGGACATAAACCACCACCTCGCAG atcAACCATCCGAAATGCCAAGAGCATCCACAACAAGTCTCGCCAGCGGCTCAGCCAGGACACCTACCGCAGGAACAGCAGACGTTACCTCCACCAAAAGGGTGGCCAGGTTGTCAAACCGGACCCCTACCCAAGAAATGTTGCAAAATCACCCCTACGGGAGAGGAGAAACCAAG GTAACATTCCCGAAGAGTCTAGCACCATTTCCGAGAATGAGGGGAAAAGGGAGGCTCCAGTCATTCCTCCCCGGCCCAGCCCTGAGCTCATCCTGCAGCGCTGCAGTGACAACACCCGTAAAAAAATAAGCATCCACAAGTCAAGCTCTGCATCCACCAGCAAGCCTGGACAAGCTTGA